The genomic stretch TACATCAGATTTtcgtgttttattttttttttatagttttatagTTAAAACTAGAATACTATGTGAATGATTGCAATTTTGAGATGTTAAGTGGGAAGTACAATAAAGATGGCGGCAATGGTCGTATCGCCTACTGTACACTGTAAAATGTTTCCAAAGTAGAAATATGGATGAATCTGTACTCCAGTCTACACCACTTTGAACGAGACCTTTGATATATACAAACCCAAGCTTGTTTACAGCctgtttcaagttaccgttcactggctttgtttgacacaaccatgcagaaaccaataagaaactgtacattctactAAGATGGCAAaattacaatttcttgctacattttgtctaaataaatcGTTTAAACACAGTgcctgcaactagacacagacacgcgGGCGctttgttttgatgtctgcatttgatgtctgcatggtagcactttagttcatttcatttagacaaaatgtggcaagaaactgtattcattcaatctggCTACAATGTGCACCTtcgtattggtttctgcatggctGTGTCAAACAAATCCGGTGAACAGTCACTCGAAACGGGCTGTGTAAGTAAGTATTGTGATGTTCGCATGACGATTTCCCTGATCACGTTCGGTATTTCTCTTATTTATGCCGCCGGTAAATAAAGTGCTTCAGTTTGCTGCAATTCGAACAATAATGTTAACATTGTCTTGTCATGTGAGTAGTCTGTGAGATACGTCACCCTGTCAAATACCACTTCTGAAAGAGAGCCCTgaatagggctgaacaacacaacgtctACAGTGTTCTGAGACACAATGTAGCCTACAGTCTGTCATATAGATGAGTTGCATGTTGTAACAAGATTGATATAGGACACATGCGCTTTGactataacacacacacacacacacacgcacacacacacacacacacacacacacacacacacacacacacacacacacacaggtgaCTGACTACGTCGGACtgattctgtatgtatgtatgtatgtatgtatgtatgtatgtatgtatgtatgtatgtatgtatgatgtatgtatgtatgtatgtatgtatgtatgtatgtatgtatgtatgtatgtatgtctgtttgtctgtctgtctgtctgtttgtctgtctgtctgtctgtctgtctgtctgtctgtctgtctgtctgtgtctctgtgtggtatgcatatatgaatatactgtttgtattgtttgttttttaaattaccCCGTCAATTTGAACGTGAAGTTCACTGAATTAAATTTTCACAAGTGTCAAAAAATGAGGCTatgtaagaattattttttgtgtCTGGCAAACTAATGGTCATGGGAGAACTACTGTACGCTTGTTTGGAGTTAGGGACACACTAGTAAACATATGCCATAACGACTGTACACCCTCGATTGTAAAAAAGAGACATCTAAATCATTCTCTTGACCCCTCCTACGAAATAATGAACTGTTCTGTCATGCACCGTGCAGGTGAAAACGAAACACAAAACAGGTAGCCTCGGCGCCAAAACAGGCCAAGCCTTTTCTTTGGTCTTGTAATCGCCTTAACCAAATTCCTTACGGAGCAATGGGTGGCGAAATATCATACACGTTACTCGCCCTAATTGCAGGGATATTTGGAGTATTGATAATACCAAGACTCTACTACCCGTATATTTTCAGCGACTTGTGTGCACTTGTCAAGTATGGAAGTATTCTACGAAAGAATATGAAGTTTGTTAAATCCGGATACTACCCGGTCGATATGTTTATGGATTCGACAAGACGACAGCCCACAAAGCCGTGTTTGATCTACAAAGAGAAAGTCTATACGTATGCTGATATTAACAGGCGTTCTAACCAACTCGCCAATTTCGCCCAGAGAGAAAATCTCAAGTTTGGAGACACTGTGGCTTTCATCATGTACAATGAACCATTCTTTGTCTGGGCTTGGTTGGGACTAGCGAAATTGGGAATTAAGTGTTCTCTAATCAATTACAATCTCCGAACCAAATCATTGATTCATTCTTTGACGGTGACAAACGTCAAAACAGTAATAGTTGGTGAAGGTAGGTAAAATGTTTCActgaatttgtttttaaaaatcttaTAACGTCGGACTCATGAAAGGAGACGACAATGTCAACAAATGGTTTGTCGTACTTGTATAGAATATTGGAAATCAGGTACGTGTAACCACAGGGAATATTTTCTTTTAGCTATAGTGCAACAGTCATGCGTATCAAATCTGAAGGTGTTTTTACCCTATACAATAAAATACGTCCTAATTCCACCCCCTCCTCCCCTAACTACCCTGAAGCGTTCCAAGTACTTCCATTTCACTACATATGGGTACATGGTATACTTATCATGACAACCGTACCGATATTGTTATATTgaaaatttacattgtaaagcGAATGGTTTGAAGGACAAAATAACAATTGTGGGAAATGGTTGAATGACTTTACTTTCTTATTACCATTTGACATGCAAAATAACTTTGAATAGGCTGTTGGCTGAGCGATGTCGTCCTTTGCATACGTCTAGTCTACTGTGTGATGGTATTTGTTGAATAGTGTATGTTATCCCAGTATTGTATTACGTTTAATGGGGTacggggtttttttttgttagtaGCCTTCAATTCTGCTGACAGGAACGACACGAGTTACTGTCTGAGAGAGAGGTCACTTTTAACTCTCCATTTTTATTTCGACGTAATATCTTCATCTCACAATCAGAAATACTGTAATTCCACCTTTTTTGTAAACGTAGTCATATttagacggggggggggggcagatgtAAGTTAGAAGCACAGAAGTGTTTTATCTATTAAACAGCTCAGCTCAATCTTGGTGGATtcgctggttggttggttggttggttggttggtttgttggatgaatggttggttggttggttggttgataaatatatagattggttggttggttggttggttggttggttggttgattgattgattgattgattgattgattgattggttggttagttgactgactgactgactgactatttcactcactcactcactcactcactcactcactcactcactcactcactcactcactcactcactcactcactcactcactcactcactcactgatttgatttgatttgatttgatttgattgaccAATCGATTGACTGGCCAACTCATGCATCACCCATCCACCAAAGCACCCATATTGATACATCGATCAATCCATGCATcgacccatccatccatccatcaacccactcactcactcactcatccattcatccatccataatTTGACGAGTAATGATAACCACTTATTGGTTCCATTATTTTACCAGGCAAAGATTTACTGGCTGCTGTCATGGAAATATCCGactatttgaatgaaaataacattaacGTATGGTTGCATGGACACGATAATGATGAAAAGATTGAACACTTTCGAGAAATAACTCTAGAACTGGAAAATGCTCCTGATGATGAGATTCCAAAGGAAAGGCGTCAAGATGTGAAAGGAGACAACGAGTCTGTCTATATCTACACGTCTGGAACTACAGGTAGAACTGATTTGAACACTTTCCTTCAGTTGCATTTACTCACATAAAACTCAATCTCTTGGTAACATCATTTGAattcttttcaatttccaaTTTGCCGATACAAGTCATTCAAATCTCCCAAAACTTTACCATTATAGGAAAGACTATTCCTGGttgtttttaaaatgataaGAGAAATTCGGAGGTTCATCGTCTTGTTTACAGATATCTGATCCATTTACAGGCTTACCGAAGGCATGTAATATTACACATCAGAAACACATCGGCTGTACTTTACTGCTTGACATTCTTGATCTTACTGAAGACGACGTATTCTACATTACCTTGCCGCTGTATCACTCCTCAGCCTTCCTGATAACACTCGCATATGGACTCCGTAAAGGTAGGTAAAGTTCAAACAACCAGCAAAATGACAATTAGACGTTACACCAGGCACAAATCCGCCAGTTATTGTctctgaacagaaaatatatagggattatataccctggtcgttgtACGTCACGACACCCCGTGTAgatacgtcactggttctgctgtgttcgaaatatgcgCCGTCATTTTTGccgattttttaaataaattatggtagaggtggtataattatattattcccacaattttccttcattcaaccataaaatactcgtgacctaagggttgtcactactcgtctaacGACCGGTAGTtgcaaggccccttaggtcactcgtattttccttggctaaacgaagaagacaaatattggggaatattatATAGTTTAGTTAATTTCGTTTGCCAGCTGTTGTTATTCCATGAATCGTTATGTGTTTTATCTAGCTTGGGATATCTCTGTAACATacatgtgggtttttttctcgGATTTGACATGACCTTTGTTAGAAAAAAGACGGTATATTGGAAATTTGAACTATTATTAAGTTGATTGTGATATTTAGATTCAACGGAGATATATCCCTgcatattttgaaaactttcaaacAGGTGCAACTATGGTGTTAGCCCAGAAGTTTTCGGCTAGTCGTTTCTGGCAAGACGTTCGCAAGCATGATGTCACAGTTATATTTTACATCGGTGAAGTATGCCGATACTTGTTGGCACAACCCGAGGTGAGATTTTACACCACAATACTCAACGATTAAACCCACATTTTTCCAACTTTGCAGAATCTCTAAGTTCCAAAACTAGGTACATATATCTTGGAATATATGGTGTGGAGAAATGTTCCTTTAACGACTGGGCCTAAATTACAGAAGGGGGTGGTGTTTTTCCAGTGAGTAAAAAAGATTGACCCTCCCCCAGACCttatacaaatattattgaTACTCCCCCTCCTCTGCCTGTCTGCATGCCTGCCtacctgaaaaaaaatatatatatattacatacatacatacatacatacatacatacatacatacatacatacatacatacatacatacatgtatgtgtacagacagacatagcTGATTACTTAGCAACAAGATTTCCAGGGTGTAAATGTACTAACATCTTGAAGTTTGCAGTTTACAGTTTTTGTCGAAATTATGTTTATAGCAAACTGTTTTTTTTGTACTGAATCAAGTAGTATATTCTATATTATTCCATATTATAGCGTACTGAGGACAGGAATCACAAGGTGCGTTTTGCCTGTGGAAATGGACTACGGACTGATATCTGGGTTGACTTCGCTCGTCGATTTGCAATCCCACACATTGGCGAGTTTTACGGTGCTACCGAAGGGAACATTTTCACTTGTAATGTTGATAATAAAGTTGGATCTTGTGGGAGAATGACGCCACTCATCCAGGTAAGGGAACTTCAACTCGACTGTGTATCGACCAATGTTTGTAAATAGTTATGTTGGAATTAATTCCTAATACCTTTTGTTGACGTAGTAACCACATTGATACTGTAAGCTTTATATCTGTTGAGCGCCCAGAGTTGAGGATGTTGGTATTAATTGATATTGGAAAGATGGCGAGACATCCATTATTAAGAAAACACTGGGGATGTAGTCATACGTAGTAGGTGTAGTGGAAGAATGGCATAGTTTGTAAAGGACACGTGTTTTATCTTAGTATCTTAGTAATTGAGGACCCTGtttaaattacaattacaagctCACAACGTTCACAATTTCATCAGGGCGCCATCAATcattcaatgtaggataaaaaaattaaattctctTAGTTTGGCTTCAGACCCCCACTAAGTTTAATTCGGtctaaattgaaaattgtttcaggcAGTCcaaacaatttcaaatcagtctATAGTAGcatagtactatgaatacaaaaccagtatgtaggtgaggaaaaaatagctcCTGTATTGGCAGTTTTaggtgccatgcatttactgtCCATTTCTcgatttgacatttatttttttgaaattcttGTATCTAGGGCCTAGGGTACATACACAAAACAGACCACGTGTAcgttaaaagtaaaatcgtttttgtaggatgagaactaaaatagtGCAAACTCCTAACAGAATTATGAttttatcctatattgaacCGTTCATCTCACCCCTATACATTAACCTAGCTAATATTTTGTCCGTTCTTATCACAAATACCAGCTGCAGTACTCTACCACATTTCTTCACATTATATTGTGTTATTGGTTACTTGCAGAAACTTGGTAAATATCGCTTTGTACAGTATGAGTTTGACACGGCTACGCCGATTCGAGGAGCTGACGGGAGATGCCTTCCAGCCGAAACTGGTAAGCGTTCTGTAACTTCCAGATAACGTTTACTCGTATCCGTTCAAACCCATTCACGTAGCAATGAAGAGTAGtgcccaccccaccccacccccaccccaacttCACAGATGCAAACGTTCTTACAGTTTTTCTATCGTAACTTCCTATACGTCGTGTACTTCTGCTATTATTGGCCTTCTCTGAGAGAATATGATGCGCGAAGGCGCCCCAACACCATATAGACTCCACAATGACTGCTAAGACTTTTCTTTACCCTAATGTCTATTTAGGCAAGCCTGGGTTACTTCTAACACCTATCGATGAGGTGAGAGCATATAAAGGGTATCGGGGAAAGAAAGAACTGACGGAGAGCAAGAAGGTATCAAACGTATTCAAAGATGGTGATCTATACTTTAACACAGGTGACATATTTACCCTCGACAAggactactacatgtatttcaatgaTCGTCTCGGAGATACGTTCAGGTAGGAAATTTTATATATTAGTGTATGAACCATGTACGGTATGATAAAAGTATTCATAAATTCTATCAACAGATGTGTGGGACTTAACTGGTTATTTTAGTCATTAAAAGAAACGAACAAGgctaaaataaagaaaatatatgtCAACACATGCAAACGTAAAGATATATtcaaaaacaatttcatttattaaattatttacataattaataaatCATTATCAAAGCCCCCATGCAACGAACCGAGCGGTACattttactgtacatatatgtCACACAGCGAAATTTTCACATTGTTGAGTACAATTTGGATGCAAATGCTAGGCTGCGTGATGTTTTTTAGCTAATAGCATTCCACCTCAACGTCCTATATCCTGTGAGCCACGATTTATAACGTCACCATTTTCGCCAACGTCGTAAACGTCatacctctttacggcactgtcAAAAACGTACCCGTACTATTTGtttcgttgcttcagcagaaatgtGTGCTCTGGCTTGGGAGAATGCAATTTTGCTTtcaacattcattattgttatAGTTGGtaattattttgtgatattaaaGAACAAAAATCACCGTAGATAATTGACGGTAAATTAAGACAACTTGAACTTGGATGATTTGAACGTATTTATTTCTCCTACTAGATGGAAGGGAGAAAATGTGTCGACCACTGAAGTTGCTAATGTCGTCATGAACTTTTACGGTATCAAGGAAGTCAACGTCTATGGGGTCTCAGTAACAGGTAAGACTTAACATTATCACATGGTTATAACCACAGTCCATATATTGTCTAATCTAGCTGCAAGACCTTCGGGCTTATTTAGGTATTATGCTACCGAAAGTTACATTGCATGTAAGATACACATTGAGGGCGTTTACAGAGAGCTGCTCACCAGAGTTACTGTACATCATCGGTTTTTGTTCGGCAACCTACCGAGCGCTGATCCGAGGTCTGGTTACAAGACCATATATTGCTATGCCAACGCACTTTCTAAAAATAGCATAGAGCAAgaccatgtttgtaactcaattttgccaaaaactaaaaaaaaaagatgcaaGAAATGTTGTTATTCTATGTGGGTCAGTGTATGCATCAGTCGCTTCCCCATAAATAGTTTGATTACTTGTGATCACATGTGATTAAAAGTGATTACTTGTCTTTACCCGGTTTGTTTATAAATCATTTCGTACAATCAAAAACCTTTTacgtttttttaaaatcttattttcaaagtaatgaattattaaaaaacaaaattggcATTTTATATTTGCTTTAATTTAATATTAGGACAAGAAGGTCGAGCAGGAATGGCAGCTGTGGTGCTAGAAGATAAATCCACCTTCTCCTTCAAGCAATTCTACATCCATATGACAACTTCTCTACCTTTATACGCATGTCCAAAATTTCTCCGACTCAAAGAACAGCTGGATGTCACCGGCACTTTCAAATATACGAAGACCGGACTAGTGAAAGAGGGGTTTGACCCCGAAGTCATATCCGATCCGTTATATTTTATGAGTATGGAACAACGGTCATACGTACCATTGGACGTTGACGATCACAAACATATTATGCAAGGGGGTGTTaaaatttagacattttttttatcggttgttcaagctttaaatttcaaacTTTCTATTTACTGGATTTTTTAAAGTATAGAATTTAGTCTAGTAAAAATCTGAGCGATCAAGGTCAGGCAGTAGTTCAGTGATACACTCGACACTTTTGCAACTTGATGTATAACCTTCTCTTTCTCAGATCATTTACTGTaacattacaaatacatgtatactaattcaaaacattcatttttacaTATCTTACCTAAATATTCTTTAAATGATGAATCTATACTATGTGCGTATTTCGATCATTTGGTGTTATAGGGTGTTTTGTTATCACTTTTTTATCACACGAGAGAACATTTTTAAGTTTACAGCGCAAGACTTGCGATAGTCTGCGCCACGTGTGTCTTATTTTAAATAAtagtattttcatgattttacaagACACAAACATGTCGATCTTTGGCCTAAATACCCGTGACTATTGTTTTAGCGAGATTCGTCAACATGTAAACAAGACTCCGGTTATTGTGTCGTATCACAATATAGCTATCTCGTTTCAAATTGGTATAGTTTTGTGATTATTCCTGCTAAAGCAGTAGCCGCGGGTATTTAAGGCCAAAGATCGATATGTTTGTCTTCTAAAACCATGAAAATACGTCGGTATTTCGTATAAGTTACTCACCTGTATTTTTGACTTGGCACAGACACGTGGTACTAAACGTCATCGCCACGTGCACGCATGCGCTCTCAGAGAAAGTCGTGAGTATTCGGCTCAGCGTTCAGCGCACAAGGTGAGGAATTTGCCACAAGCGCAGACTACTAGTCGTCTCAGCCACAAGTAACCAGATTACCAAACATTCTAGCTATTTGGCTCTCGGCCCCGAATAACCTGACCAAAATCTCACTAAAAGTTGCCCGCACACGAGAGAAATCGTCGCAAGGAAACTGCCACGAGTGAAATTTTGCTCAGCTGATTCCTTTCGTGTGCGCCAGGCTTTAGTCATAAACTTGTCGCTTGGTACCATTCCATATAACTTGCTTTATTTCTAAAAACTTCAAATACTCACCAATTATTAAAGttatgtattgtgtattgtccGTGTGCTGTGTAAACATATTAAAAACTGGAggattttgattaaaaattaatTAGATTTATTAGCCATGACGAGTGAATAAATTTACCGTGACATGTAATTAAGTatcaacaaattaaaactaattgAAAAAGTAATAATTAGTTGTGGTGTTGAATTTGGTGTATTCGTGGACAGAGTGGATGTCATCTTGTTCTTAGGGTCTCTTTCTTGTTTCACATAATTGCGTACTTTTTGTTTATCCTAGTCCAAGGTCTGTTGCCATCTTGAAGTTCTTGGCTGAGtccttttacatgtatgtgtgtattagTCGAGTCTCAGTAAATGTCGGGTTTATGTATTATCAACTCTCCTCGAAGGTTTCATACAATGTTATCTTTTCCAGTATTCGGATACGAGGGCACAATTTTGATGACAGACTTGTGAAATGTCAGGTGATCATGTAAGATCCAATCACGGATAAGCTTTCAAGGAATCCCAGAAGTCACACTCTTCACCCCTGTAGTTAGATCCTATATCATTGACTGGAGTTTTGAAATGCATATATTGCGATTTAATGCCATCATACTGTGGCCAAATTAAGAACGCATCTCTCACATTGCCAGATCGAAATCCTGGATTATTGGGGTTTCCTGTGTGGGCGAAGTTGGTCCAGTAATAAATCATAGTGTGCGATAGTTTTTCTTCATCGGGAGTATAGTGTAAGTCGGCTAGGGGTGCCGAATGGAACACAAACGGCAACTCGGCTCCATGGCACGAATGATTCCTACAGAAGGCGAATTGTGGACCCCAAGCGTCAAATGAGAGTACGTGGTCAAAAAGGTATACCCAGATTGCATTGTGCGTTGCCGACATTCCCCTCTCGGCGAGTCTATTCGGGCATAGGCATATGTAGGCTGTACCCGCGAAGTCGAGAATTTCGCGTTGATCACCTGAAGAAAGTGCTGGGTATTTCTGTAGGATTTTGATAAAGTGTGTTGGAAAGTCGGCAATAATCAGTTCATAGTATTGGGTGTTATCCATTGGAGTCTTGTAGGCCATGAAGAGATTCACTCGGGCTTCGTCGGAAGTCGTTCCGATCATGATAGGTTTCATTTGGAAGTTACCCTCTATCATAGCGTCTAATGGATGTTTCGGGAGATCCTCCCCGTCAAGGTATGGTCCCCAGGGCTCAAATAGCTCCATTAGTCTAAACGGATTGACAATTTTACTACTTACGCTTTGTTGTGCAGCCACGATATCATCGGGATGTTCCCATTGGAACAGTTCAGTTCTTTGGCAAGATAGTCACCTAGTATGACTGCCTCGGTATGGGTTTTGAAAGGCAATGTAAATGGGTTGCTTTCGATTATTGCTTGGTCGAAGATGTCGGCGCTTTGCTCTGAAGTAAGGTGGATAGCAACTGACTGTGCTCCAGCACTCTGACCAAACATGGTGATCTGATCGAAGAGAAAAGAGTGGAAGATGTCGATGATggtaaattttatgatttttttctcaaacCACAAGGAAATGTAGATAAATTGACTACATAACGACTGGTAGCCTTTagttttacattgtacatgtgtttggTTTAGTTTTCACTTCTTACAAATAAGTGTCAATATGAAGTTCGTCGACACCACGTTACATTGTCACTCACTTTCAACAATTATAAATTGTAAGTGGTTATAATAATGTGATACAATATTATGTAGAAGCACTGTTTCGTTCATATAATAAGTAATATGTCATATAACTTATTCTCACAAATAATTGACGCGACAAGCTAAACGAATTGGATACTTGCCATGTTGATCgtgatgatgatggttgttgttgttgttgttgttgttgttgttgttgttgttgttgtttggggGCGTTGCTGTATGTCACAATATAAAGTTTGAAGCATAACACAGCCTTTCAGTGGCACATCAACAATTGTTGAAGAAGTTGCTAGCTATATTTTAAGccattatttgaaataaaataaagtaaaagtaTACACGTTTTCCTTACTCTAGTAGGGTCTCCCCCAAATGAAGCTATGTTCTCTTTGAACCATCTGAAAGCCAAGCGCTGGTCTTGAATTCCATAGTTACCCTTTACAGCTTCGCTTCCACGCCCAGCAACAAGAAAGCCAAGAGCCCCTGTAAAAATCCAACGGAAATCCtcaaattttaatttagataTACCATGATATCTACAAAGGATTAGAGTCGACGAAAATAGTACGTCGCGTCTCATTGGAGGATTTGTAGTGTGCAAAATTCAAAGCCAACAAATACAGAATATTTTACAACCCAGCCTCCCCCCTCCACCGCCAAAAATAGTGCCATTAAGcccgaaatacatgtacatgcattttgCTGCTCTAAAGCTGTGTTGTCCACATAAGACAGCGGCAAACCTACCGACTCTGTAGTTGATCGAGCCAACAATCGTGTTCGTTTGGTTGGCTAGATAGCGACCATCCTGCAGCAGGTTGGCACCAACTCCATCTCGAAAATTCCCACCATGGATATAAACCATTACAGGTAAATTTGAAGAAGGGGTTACATCCAATGGCGTAAAGAAGTTCAAGTAAAGACAATCTTCACTAGTCTGCAATAAACAACGCCAAAGAATTCGAATACAGAAGACAAAGACTAAGTCATTACCAGACAACCTTTCAAATCAATATGGACTTTTTATTACAATAGCGCCGCCTATGGCTATGGCTAGAATGAAAATCTCTCAACATCGCATCATTATTCGTGATAAGGATTCTGGAGATTCAAAGTGTCATGCATTGAAAGAAAACGTTTTCCAATTACAAAGTATTTAGACACACAGAGAGGTGTGAGAGGGTGTGAGCAAGAGGGAAGCGGATAGATAGGAGAGGACCTGACAACAGCACTGCTCAAACTtacgcaatctgattaaaatgtgaCCGACCGAGGATCGAGAAGGCCCAATTTGCTGTACCTCACTTCATTATGGGTATCCCTTTAATACACACATCCTCTTTTTTATAAACTTGATAACCGCCTCCTCCAAATGCGGTCGTCtgggaatggggggggggggctacatgTATCCCGCTCAAATGATAATGGAAAGGAAATTACTACGACGAACATTATcttcaaaacacatttaaactTAATTCTGTTTAATGCTTTGTTTCAACAAACACTTTTGGTTACGATTTCTGTAACATTGACATAATGACAATACCTGTACGTATGAAGATAAGTCTATTCACCTTGTTAGGGCAGACATGTGGTGGATTCATACACTGCTGGGGACAACCAGGTGGTGCCGTCTTTGCTTGCAGAATGCTTGGTGACCAACTCGCAGCCGGTTTAGGCGACTCCCAACGATTAGCTTTGATGGGTGGGAGTGCATAGGGAATACCGTAGAAAGCACGGGCTTGCTCTAAATATACTCCTTCTACTTTGCCATACTTTGTATCCACTATGGGGCCGGTCGCCAAAGGTGATGTTTTCCCAATAGAACACAAGAAAACTACGGCTGCGACGACGACAGAGTTATGTACTATCATTGTTATGGACTCCTCGAATGACgtgtaaaatgtaaaatcaaaGTACACGAACTCACACTTTGCACTTTGGTTAATGTGTGGTATTATTTACATGACCCAATAACGCCTTTTTAGGATCCTCCTGTTCTGCAATTGAGCTAGCCAATATAGATAATAACGTTCACTGTAGTCCGGCACTGTATATCCCCTTGCAAGTACGACAGTGGCATTACTACTACGAGATTTCTATATGCATGAGCCACAAAACGTACATTCAGTGATCATGATATCGCCAATATGTTAGAGAACATAACAGTTGACAACCTGAGCTGACATGAAATCTGGCCATCACCATTATTTAGtagttgatata from Glandiceps talaboti chromosome 12, keGlaTala1.1, whole genome shotgun sequence encodes the following:
- the LOC144443809 gene encoding long-chain fatty acid transport protein 2-like → MGGEISYTLLALIAGIFGVLIIPRLYYPYIFSDLCALVKYGSILRKNMKFVKSGYYPVDMFMDSTRRQPTKPCLIYKEKVYTYADINRRSNQLANFAQRENLKFGDTVAFIMYNEPFFVWAWLGLAKLGIKCSLINYNLRTKSLIHSLTVTNVKTVIVGEGKDLLAAVMEISDYLNENNINVWLHGHDNDEKIEHFREITLELENAPDDEIPKERRQDVKGDNESVYIYTSGTTGLPKACNITHQKHIGCTLLLDILDLTEDDVFYITLPLYHSSAFLITLAYGLRKGATMVLAQKFSASRFWQDVRKHDVTVIFYIGEVCRYLLAQPERTEDRNHKVRFACGNGLRTDIWVDFARRFAIPHIGEFYGATEGNIFTCNVDNKVGSCGRMTPLIQKLGKYRFVQYEFDTATPIRGADGRCLPAETGKPGLLLTPIDEVRAYKGYRGKKELTESKKVSNVFKDGDLYFNTGDIFTLDKDYYMYFNDRLGDTFRWKGENVSTTEVANVVMNFYGIKEVNVYGVSVTGQEGRAGMAAVVLEDKSTFSFKQFYIHMTTSLPLYACPKFLRLKEQLDVTGTFKYTKTGLVKEGFDPEVISDPLYFMSMEQRSYVPLDVDDHKHIMQGGVKI